The proteins below are encoded in one region of Chiloscyllium plagiosum isolate BGI_BamShark_2017 chromosome 7, ASM401019v2, whole genome shotgun sequence:
- the LOC122551940 gene encoding protocadherin gamma-B2-like has product MAEGRSLASRTLLCLLRLFFVTDIVLGQIQYSIPEELEHGAFVGNIAEDLKLSIRRLVTRKFRLVTDETSKYFDVDLENGILFVSEIIEREQICGHISTCVISFEVVMENPLEIYSVDVEVRDINDNSPTFVKDKIFVEIAESFAPGARFPLEGAQDLDVGSNSVSAYRISSNEYFGLNTQTRSDGSIVVELLLERSLDREKDSTFHLVLTAMDGGIPEQSGTAEIIVTVLDANDNAPVFEHEKYEVSLLENVPQGFLVIQLKANDADEGTNAEVQYFFNTHTSQRVRQLFRLNAESGEIEVQGVLDFEESIVYEIEVQAADKGALSLAGHTQVRVTLIDVNDNTPEVKVTSVSNAIPEDAALGTTIALISVTDRDTGDNGRVDCQVLTGSPFKLQESLKSQYKLITNGILDREMVPLYNVTIIAWDAGIPPLYTNKTIVVFVTDINDNTPRFTQSLYTVYVKENNARGISFFTVTALDPDFGQNSRVSYSILGNQYEDFSVPIYIDINSNDGSIYALRSFDYEQTKSFQIRVQATDNGIPKLSSSTTVTVTVLDENDNAPVIISPITRNGSATLQKVPQSAFPGYLVTKIIASDADSGQNARLSFQLLGATDSSLVSLGPQSGEIKLARPLTDKDLTTQRLNILVQDNGEPNLSSKASLFFSIMSSANETFVESRDFLKKTEYFSDLNFYLIITLGTISLIFFVAIIILFVVKLRQGTHVRDP; this is encoded by the coding sequence ATGGCAGAAGGACGGAGCTTAGCATCGCGCACCCTGCTTTGTTTACTTCGCTTATTTTTCGTCACTGATATTGTTTTGGGGCAAATTCAATATTCAATTCCGGAGGAACTAGAGCATGGAGCTTTCGTGGGGAATATTGCCGAAGATTTAAAGTTAAGTATTAGGAGACTGGTCACTCGCAAATTTCGTCTCGTCACTGATGAGACGAGTAAATACTTCGATGTCGACTTAGAAAATGggattttatttgtttctgaAATAATAGAAAGAGAACAAATTTGTGGGCATATTTCAACCTGCGTAATTTCATTTGAAGTTGTGATGGAAAATCCTTTGGAAATATATAGCGTTGACGTGGAGGTGAGAGATATAAATGACAATTCACCTACATTTGTAAAGGACAAGATTTTCGTGGAAATCGCAGAGTCATTTGCCCCAGGAGCGCGCTTTCCTCTGGAGGGCGCACAAGATTTGGATGTAGGCAGCAATTCTGTCAGCGCTTACCGGATCAGTTCGAATGAATACTTCGGTCTCAACACACAGACCCGAAGTGACGGCAGTATAGTTGTTGAGTTGTTATTAGAGAGGTCTTTGGACCGAGAAAAAGATTCGACATTTCATCTTGTACTGACGGCGATGGACGGTGGCATTCCGGAGCAATCGGGTACAGCCGAAATAATAGTTACAGTTCTGGATGCGAATGACAACGCGCCTGTGTTCGAACACGAAAAGTATGAAGTCAGCTTGCTCGAGAATGTCCCGCAAGGCTTTTTGGTCATCCAGCTCAAAGCGAATGATGCAGATGAAGGGACGAATGCTGAGGTACAATATTTTTTCAACACACATACATCTCAAAGGGTGCGTCAGCTGTTCAGGCTGAACGCTGAAAGTGGAGAAATTGAAGTTCAAGGTGTTCTAGACTTTGAAGAGTCAATTGTTTACGAAATTGAAGTAcaagctgcagataaaggcgCGTTATCACTGGCGGGACACACTCAAGTCCGGGTCACATTAATTGATGTCAATGACAACACGCCCGAAGTTAAAGTGACCTCCGTATCCAATGCAATCCCTGAAGATGCGGCGTTAGGTACGACAATAGCTTTAATTAGTGTAACGGATAGAGATACTGGAGACAATGGGCGAGTTGATTGTCAAGTGCTTACGGGCAGTCCTTTTAAACTCCAAGAATCTCTGAAGAGCCAGTATAAGTTAATTACAAATGGCATACTAGATCGTGAAATGGTTCCTTTGTACAATGTGACTATTATTGCTTGGGACGCTGGGATTCCACCTCTTTACACAAATAAAACTATTGTGGTGTTCGTAACAGATATAAATGACAATACGCCGAGGTTTACGCAGTCTTTATATACTGTATACGTGAAAGAGAACAATGCTCGGGGTATTTCATTCTTTACAGTTACGGCTTTGGATCCCGATTTTGGACAAAATTCGCGCGTATCCTATTCTATTCTGGGTAACCAATACGAAGATTTTTCAGTTCCAATTTATATTGATATTAATTCCAACGATGGAAGCATCTATGCGCTACGTTCTTTTGACTATGAACAAACAAAAAGCTTTCAAATTCGCGTGCAAGCAACGGATAATGGAATTCCTAAACTGAGTAGTAGCACTACTGTTACTGTGACTGTTCTCGATGAAAACGACAATGCCCCCGTAATCATTTCTCCTATAACGAGAAATGGTTCGGCGACGTTGCAAAAGGTACCTCAATCAGCATTTCCGGGATATTTAGTTACCAAGATAATCGCGTCTGATGCAGATTCTGGCCAGAATGCACGACTTTCCTTTCAATTACTTGGAGCTACAGACAGTAGTCTAGTCAGTTTAGGGCCTCAATCTGGGGAAATCAAGTTAGCTCGGCCACTTACTGATAAAGATCTCACTACACAACGTCTGAATATCCTCGTGCAGGACAACGGAGAGCCAAACCTTTCGAGCAAAGCATCCTTATTTTTTTCAATAATGAGCAGCGCTAATGAAACATTCGTTGAATCGCGTGATTTCCTTAAGAAAACCGAGTACTTTTCAGATCTTAATTTCTATTTAATAATTACTTTGGGGACAATTTCCTTGATATTTTTTGTGGCAATTATCATCCTTTTTGTCGTTAAATTGCGTCAAGGTACACACGTTCGTgacccctga